In Tiliqua scincoides isolate rTilSci1 chromosome 1, rTilSci1.hap2, whole genome shotgun sequence, the following are encoded in one genomic region:
- the LOC136645497 gene encoding testis-specific serine/threonine-protein kinase 6-like: MSRASKGDKLLNDLGYRLGQTLGEGSYSKVRVATSTKYKGPLAIKMVDRRKAPRDFVEKFLPRELSILRGIRHPHIVRVYEFIEVCNGTLYIVMEAASTDLLQMVQQAGKLPCAPAARDIFAQVVGAVRYLHDRHLVHRDLKCENVLLTSDGRRAKLTDFGFGKESRGYPELSTTYCGSAAYASPEVLMGIPYDPKKYDVWSLGVMLYVMITGCMPFDDTHIHNMPNRQKRGVMFPEDLPSLSEPCKALITQLLQFSPESRPCVGQVSKNNWLKGEA; the protein is encoded by the coding sequence ATGTCAAGGGCCTCCAAAGGAGACAAGCTTCTGAATGACCTGGGTTACAGGCTGGGCCAAACCCTGGGCGAGGGGAGCTATTCCAAGGTGAGAGTGGCCACTTCTACCAAGTACAAAGGCCCGCTAGCAATCAAAATGGTGGACCGACGGAAAGCACCCCGGGACTTTGTAGAGAAGTTTCTGCCACGAGAACTCTCCATCTTGCGAGGGATTCGGCACCCACACATTGTACGCGTCTATGAGTTCATCGAAGTCTGCAATGGGACACTGTACATTGTGATGGAAGCAGCATCTACAGACCTGTTGCAAATGGTACAGCAAGCAGGGAAGCTACCTTGTGCTCCTGCAGCACGGGACATCTTTGCCCAAGTCGTGGGTGCCGTGCGCTACCTCCACGACAGGCATTTGGTGCACCGGGACCTCAAGTGTGAAAACGTGCTGCTCACTTCAGACGGTCGGCGAGCAAAACTGACTGACTTTGGCTTTGGCAAGGAGTCACGCGGCTATCCAGAACTGAGTACCACCTACTGCGGGTCAGCTGCTTATGCCTCCCCTGAGGTGCTCATGGGCATCCCCTATGATCCAAAAAAGTATGATGTGTGGAGCTTGGGTGTCATGCTTTATGTGATGATTACTGGCTGCATGCCCTTTGATGACACGCACATCCATAACATGCCTAACCGCCAGAAGAGAGGGGTCATGTTCCCTGAAGATCTGCCTTCTCTGTCTGAGCCCTGCAAAGCCCTGATTACTCAGCTGCTCCAGTTCAGTCCAGAATCTCGACCCTGTGTGGGACAAGTTTCCAAGAATAACTGGTTGAAAGGGGAAGCATAA